The following are encoded in a window of Bdellovibrionales bacterium genomic DNA:
- a CDS encoding PilZ domain-containing protein, translated as MFSLFVRRPWAIHNPLKSWTLAGLSMRECQLLVASMTDAEVKVSWAHHENWTEWKPLSEPECHDLFGYKDSAHGELPAVPQITQEDDHEITQVRMVTVGVQKRELIARKFTRYEAKVPVEIVVGSNTFSTSTLDMSEGGFCFEDKLPDWVAGYFTVVLNTPEKMFEFTCFLAEDQKKDKFRAEVAPTTSEQVINEFRAWLETKKFPAVAQR; from the coding sequence ACCCACTGAAATCTTGGACTCTCGCAGGCTTGAGCATGCGGGAGTGCCAGCTTTTGGTGGCGTCGATGACGGACGCAGAAGTGAAAGTGAGCTGGGCGCACCACGAGAATTGGACCGAGTGGAAGCCGCTCAGCGAACCTGAATGCCACGATCTGTTTGGCTATAAAGACAGTGCCCACGGCGAATTGCCGGCGGTGCCGCAAATCACTCAGGAAGACGATCACGAAATCACGCAGGTCCGCATGGTCACGGTGGGCGTGCAGAAGCGTGAACTGATTGCGCGTAAATTTACCCGTTACGAAGCCAAAGTGCCGGTGGAAATCGTTGTTGGTTCAAACACCTTTTCGACGAGTACATTGGATATGTCCGAGGGCGGCTTTTGTTTTGAAGACAAGTTGCCGGACTGGGTGGCGGGCTACTTCACGGTTGTGTTGAACACGCCAGAAAAGATGTTTGAATTCACCTGTTTCTTAGCGGAAGACCAAAAGAAGGACAAATTCCGCGCCGAAGTTGCTCCGACAACGTCAGAGCAAGTCATCAACGAATTCCGAGCATGGCTAGAAACTAAGAAGTTTCCAGCCGTTGCCCAACGCTAG